Within Ralstonia pickettii DTP0602, the genomic segment ACCAGCAGGTCCACCAGCTTGCGCGCAAACAGCGGCAATGCGCCGAGGTCCGCGACGCATATTTGCAGCTTGCGCTCGGCCCACTCGTCGTTGAGCTGGATGATCCGCAGCGCCATAGTAACCGCGTGCCGGGCGGCGGTGCTCTCCGGCAGCACGCCGATGCCGACATTCGCCTCGATCATCCGGCAGGCGGTCTCGAAGTTGCTGACCTGGACGCGCCAGCGCAGCTCACGCTGCAAGTCCGCGGCGGCCCGCTTGAGGAAATTGTGGATCGCGCTCGCCTCTGGCAGGCCGATGAAGTCGTAGTCCAGCGTATCAATGAAATCCACGCTGCTGTGCTCGGCCAGCGGGTGGCTCAGCGCGACGGCAAGCACCAAGCGGTCGCGCCGGTATGGCATGACCTCCAGCCCTTCGGTACGCACGTTGCCGGCAATGATGCCGATGTCCACCATCCCCTCCTGGACCGCGCGCACGATGTCCGGGCTCAGCCGTTCGTGCATGTCGATGGTCACGTCCGGATGGTTGACGAGGTAGGTGCGCAGCACGGCAGGCAGGAACTCGCTCATCGCCGTCGTGTTGGCGAAGACGCGCACATGGCCCTTCACGCCCGACACGTATTCCTGCAGATCGCCGCTCAACTGCTCCAGCTGGCGGAGTACGCGGCGCGCGTGGGCCAGCAGTGTCTCCCCCGCTCCGGTCACTTTCACGCCCTGGCTGCTGCGGCTCAGCAGCTTGACGCCAACGTGTTCCTCCAGGTTCTTGATGCGGGTACTGGCCGCGGCCAGGGACAGGTGAGAGCGTTGTGCACCGCCGGTCAGGCTCTGGGCCTCCGCGATATGGGTGAACAGTTTCAGATCGACCAGATCAAAGCGCATCACATCCTTCCCAAGCGTCGTACCGGATTATCTCCCAAAGCAGCGATTTCCGGACCCGCCCGGCGTGAATTTCCGCCCTCCTTCGAGGCGGACCG encodes:
- a CDS encoding LysR family transcriptional regulator, producing the protein MRFDLVDLKLFTHIAEAQSLTGGAQRSHLSLAAASTRIKNLEEHVGVKLLSRSSQGVKVTGAGETLLAHARRVLRQLEQLSGDLQEYVSGVKGHVRVFANTTAMSEFLPAVLRTYLVNHPDVTIDMHERLSPDIVRAVQEGMVDIGIIAGNVRTEGLEVMPYRRDRLVLAVALSHPLAEHSSVDFIDTLDYDFIGLPEASAIHNFLKRAAADLQRELRWRVQVSNFETACRMIEANVGIGVLPESTAARHAVTMALRIIQLNDEWAERKLQICVADLGALPLFARKLVDLLVEDGLGRQD